From a region of the Pyrococcus kukulkanii genome:
- a CDS encoding cytochrome c biogenesis protein CcdA yields MKTEFKYLLLIILLSFGLSSITLSLIHLQSFIPQFFTLAIVDSVNPCTFVVYTIFLIALSVKGLPKRALYTVGLAFIFAVYASYYTLGIGLMILTGKIPTSWAGYLAIGFGAYEIITGLLEKSRTVGKGRLRKLAFSTEATIVGGLILGFTVSTTLLPCSMGPYIVFNTIISKMKALAYLLLALYNLIFVLPLFIILFAMGSLSESKEFSRAMVRHSRELSVIAGILLIGIGIWVLFKF; encoded by the coding sequence ATGAAAACTGAGTTCAAGTACCTCCTCCTGATAATTCTCCTGTCCTTTGGTCTAAGTTCAATAACGCTGAGCTTAATTCACCTCCAAAGCTTCATCCCTCAGTTCTTCACCCTCGCAATAGTCGATTCAGTTAATCCCTGCACCTTTGTAGTGTACACCATATTCCTCATAGCACTCTCCGTCAAAGGCCTTCCCAAGAGGGCTTTATACACCGTGGGCCTTGCCTTCATATTCGCAGTCTATGCTTCATACTACACCCTCGGAATAGGCTTAATGATCCTAACCGGAAAGATCCCGACGAGTTGGGCTGGCTATTTGGCAATTGGATTTGGGGCTTATGAGATAATAACGGGACTCCTTGAGAAGTCTAGAACCGTTGGTAAGGGGAGGTTAAGGAAACTTGCCTTTTCAACTGAAGCTACAATAGTTGGAGGCCTAATTCTTGGCTTTACAGTATCAACTACTCTTCTTCCCTGCTCCATGGGGCCCTACATAGTTTTCAACACAATAATATCTAAGATGAAGGCCTTAGCCTACCTACTTTTAGCCTTGTACAACTTGATATTTGTGCTCCCACTCTTCATAATCCTCTTCGCAATGGGGAGCTTGAGCGAGAGCAAGGAATTCTCGAGAGCTATGGTTAGGCACTCTAGGGAACTCTCCGTAATTGCCGGGATTCTCTTAATAGGGATTGGGATATGGGTCTTGTTCAAGTTCTAA
- a CDS encoding FecCD family ABC transporter permease gives MMYEGYVRKRILTALGLLFLIFLVSLFSLMKGAYPLSPQEVLSALAGKGSRAAIYTIWNIRLPRIIAAILVGASLALSGAVLQGILRNPLATPFTMGVSHGAMFGASLAIILGAGYAESSGRVIIDNPYAIVLFAFMGAMLSTIIIVSLAKLKGLSPQAMILAGVAMSSLFMALTTLIQYFANELQLAAMVYWSFGDLGRPYWREDIIMLVSFVPAIGYFLARRWDLNATSIGDEVALSVGVEVDKFRMISAVLSAYITAVSVAFVGVIGFIGLIAPHAIRLVFGGDYRFLIPLSTLLGSLILLTADTFARLAFSPMILPVGVVTSFLGAPMFLYLLIKMEGVR, from the coding sequence ATGATGTACGAAGGATACGTTAGAAAGAGGATCCTCACAGCTCTGGGCCTTCTCTTCCTAATTTTCTTGGTTAGCTTATTTTCCCTCATGAAAGGAGCTTACCCCCTCTCTCCACAAGAGGTTTTGAGTGCCCTGGCGGGTAAAGGTTCGAGGGCGGCAATCTATACGATATGGAACATAAGGCTTCCAAGGATAATTGCGGCAATCCTGGTTGGGGCTTCTCTGGCATTAAGTGGTGCAGTTCTACAGGGGATACTGCGAAATCCTTTGGCAACCCCCTTTACCATGGGAGTTTCTCACGGGGCAATGTTTGGGGCCTCTTTGGCGATAATCCTCGGAGCGGGCTATGCTGAGAGCTCTGGGAGGGTAATAATTGACAACCCTTATGCAATAGTCTTATTTGCATTCATGGGAGCGATGCTGTCAACGATAATCATCGTATCTTTGGCGAAGCTTAAGGGACTGAGCCCCCAGGCGATGATACTTGCCGGAGTTGCCATGAGTTCACTTTTCATGGCCCTAACAACATTAATTCAGTACTTTGCCAACGAGCTTCAGCTCGCGGCCATGGTTTATTGGAGCTTTGGTGATCTGGGAAGGCCCTACTGGAGGGAAGATATAATCATGCTGGTTTCGTTTGTACCTGCAATCGGCTATTTCCTAGCGAGAAGATGGGATCTTAATGCTACATCCATAGGGGATGAAGTTGCGCTTTCCGTAGGTGTTGAAGTTGATAAGTTCAGGATGATCTCCGCTGTCTTATCAGCTTACATTACAGCCGTTAGCGTTGCATTCGTTGGTGTCATAGGCTTCATAGGGCTAATCGCTCCACACGCGATAAGATTGGTATTTGGAGGGGACTACAGGTTCTTAATTCCCCTTTCAACGCTACTTGGCTCCTTAATACTCTTAACCGCGGATACTTTTGCGAGGCTTGCGTTCTCCCCAATGATCCTACCCGTTGGAGTTGTAACTTCATTTTTAGGGGCCCCAATGTTCCTGTACCTCCTGATAAAGATGGAGGGGGTAAGATGA
- a CDS encoding FmdE family protein — MLKLNELVAKREAEGILEYAKEFHGHICPYLALGIRASLIAMDELGVGRLDYSGSVDESILAIVETNSCFTDGVQVTTGCTLGNNSLIYIDIGKTALTLVKRGSWEGVRVYADAEKLRELYPSRATELFNKVVKERKGTLEERKELWKYWEETARKFLHLPKDYFKIERVKVPPIEQAPIFDSIRCSKCGELVMAPKIVYVNEKPYCKTCAGEEILAVVGRGIISWRCSE, encoded by the coding sequence GTGCTCAAGTTAAACGAACTCGTTGCAAAGAGAGAGGCTGAGGGAATCCTCGAGTACGCAAAGGAATTCCACGGTCACATCTGTCCTTACCTTGCCCTCGGAATTAGGGCTTCGCTAATAGCGATGGATGAGTTGGGAGTTGGAAGGCTTGACTATTCCGGAAGCGTTGATGAATCAATCCTAGCCATAGTTGAAACGAACAGTTGCTTCACCGACGGTGTCCAAGTAACGACAGGTTGCACCCTCGGGAATAACTCCCTGATTTACATTGATATCGGAAAGACAGCCCTAACACTAGTTAAAAGAGGAAGCTGGGAAGGCGTGAGAGTTTATGCAGATGCTGAGAAGCTCAGAGAGCTTTATCCTTCTAGGGCAACTGAACTCTTCAACAAAGTGGTCAAGGAAAGAAAAGGAACCCTAGAGGAAAGGAAGGAACTATGGAAGTACTGGGAGGAGACTGCGAGGAAGTTTTTGCACCTCCCAAAAGATTACTTCAAGATTGAAAGGGTAAAAGTTCCACCAATAGAGCAAGCCCCAATTTTCGATAGCATTCGCTGTTCTAAGTGTGGTGAGCTTGTAATGGCTCCCAAGATTGTCTATGTAAACGAAAAGCCTTACTGCAAAACCTGTGCTGGGGAGGAAATTCTGGCGGTTGTTGGGAGAGGGATAATTAGCTGGAGGTGCAGTGAATGA
- a CDS encoding iron ABC transporter substrate-binding protein: MRKLLVFALVFLVLGCLGSSTPTRTSNMVKVTDMLGRAVEVPKEVHRIVAAGPGCLRLIVYLNASYMIIGVEDFEKRFNFGRPYILAHPELRNLPTIGPGGPGKLPNLEEIMKLKPDVIFMTYVDKKTADEIQEKTGIPVVVLSYGELATFRDEELFKSLELAGKILGKEERAKEVINFIKSIQKDLEERTRDVTPKTVYVGGIGYKGAHGIESTEADYPPFKAVHAENVASVLGKGHKFIDKEKLLEWQPEYLFIDEGGLKLILEDYKKNPGFYKSLKAVQEGKVYGLLPYNFYATNIGTAMADAYFIGKVLYPEKFKDIDPTKKADEIYKFLVGKPVYSIMAKQFGGFGKIDLENGKVTYSLPVNP, encoded by the coding sequence ATGAGGAAGCTACTAGTTTTTGCGCTCGTGTTTCTAGTTCTTGGTTGTCTAGGTTCTTCAACTCCAACTCGGACTTCCAATATGGTGAAGGTTACAGACATGCTTGGAAGAGCAGTTGAGGTTCCCAAGGAAGTTCACAGGATAGTTGCCGCGGGCCCTGGCTGTTTAAGGCTGATAGTCTACCTCAACGCGAGCTATATGATAATTGGTGTTGAGGACTTCGAAAAGAGGTTCAACTTTGGAAGGCCTTACATCTTAGCTCACCCCGAGCTTAGAAATCTGCCAACGATAGGCCCGGGAGGCCCGGGCAAGTTGCCAAACTTGGAGGAGATAATGAAGCTCAAGCCCGATGTAATATTCATGACGTACGTTGATAAGAAGACCGCAGATGAAATTCAGGAAAAGACGGGAATCCCAGTAGTTGTTCTGAGCTATGGAGAGTTAGCAACTTTCAGGGATGAAGAATTGTTCAAATCACTTGAGCTCGCTGGCAAAATCCTGGGTAAAGAGGAGAGGGCCAAGGAAGTAATTAATTTCATAAAGTCAATTCAAAAGGACTTGGAGGAGAGGACAAGGGACGTAACCCCTAAGACCGTGTACGTTGGTGGGATAGGTTATAAGGGAGCCCATGGAATAGAGAGCACCGAGGCCGATTACCCGCCATTCAAGGCTGTACATGCAGAGAACGTTGCCAGTGTTCTTGGGAAGGGCCACAAGTTTATAGACAAGGAGAAGTTGCTCGAGTGGCAACCTGAGTACCTCTTCATAGACGAAGGAGGGTTAAAGCTTATCCTCGAGGACTACAAGAAGAACCCAGGATTTTACAAGTCCCTAAAGGCAGTTCAAGAAGGTAAAGTGTATGGTCTACTACCATACAACTTCTACGCCACCAACATCGGGACGGCGATGGCCGATGCCTACTTCATAGGTAAGGTTCTGTATCCAGAGAAATTCAAGGACATTGACCCGACGAAAAAGGCGGATGAGATCTATAAGTTCCTAGTGGGTAAGCCAGTCTATTCAATCATGGCGAAGCAGTTCGGTGGATTTGGGAAGATAGATCTTGAGAATGGGAAAGTTACATATTCCCTGCCGGTGAACCCATGA